The Verrucomicrobiota bacterium genome has a window encoding:
- a CDS encoding citrate synthase has translation MEDKATLSIGDKSYDCPVITGTEDEKAFDIRKIRAESGFISFDEGYGNTGSCQSEITYIDGEKGILRYRGYPIEELAAGSSFLESTYLIIYGELPSEGELEKFRQKVRSNAAIHTGMKDHFDGFPLNANPMAVLSAMLNSLGCYYPEMATNNRQQDLDQFDEAAAVLISKVRTIAALSYRMRMGKPFVYPKKNVRYCDNFLHMMFSDPYDEFEDTAGLSEALDLFLLLHADHEQNCSTSTVRMVASGGANLFASVSAGVCALWGPSHGGANQAVISMLEQIHESGDDGMKFIEAAKSGKAKLMGFGHRVYKNYDPRAKILGEAAERVLSAVGVEEDPLLKIARNLERTALEDEYFVERKLYPNVDFYSGLILKAAGIPVEFFTVMFAIGRMPGWLANWREIASDPKSRIHRPRQIYQGPALRSYVPVVKRS, from the coding sequence ATGGAAGACAAAGCAACCCTCTCGATTGGTGACAAATCCTATGATTGTCCCGTGATAACGGGAACCGAGGATGAAAAAGCTTTTGATATACGAAAGATCCGAGCGGAGTCCGGATTCATTTCCTTCGATGAGGGTTATGGAAACACGGGATCGTGTCAGAGTGAGATCACTTACATCGATGGAGAGAAGGGAATCTTACGTTATCGCGGTTATCCGATTGAGGAGCTTGCGGCTGGTTCATCATTTCTTGAGAGCACCTACCTGATCATTTACGGAGAACTTCCTTCGGAGGGCGAGTTGGAGAAGTTCAGACAGAAAGTCCGGAGCAACGCTGCAATCCACACAGGGATGAAGGACCACTTTGACGGCTTTCCACTGAACGCCAATCCCATGGCAGTCCTCTCGGCGATGCTAAATTCCCTGGGATGCTACTATCCGGAAATGGCGACAAACAATCGTCAACAAGACTTGGACCAATTCGATGAGGCTGCGGCGGTCCTGATTTCGAAGGTAAGGACGATTGCGGCTTTGTCTTACCGGATGAGAATGGGTAAGCCGTTTGTTTACCCGAAGAAGAACGTTCGCTACTGCGATAACTTCCTTCACATGATGTTCTCGGACCCGTACGACGAGTTTGAAGACACCGCAGGATTGTCAGAAGCACTCGATTTGTTTCTGCTTCTGCATGCCGACCACGAGCAGAATTGCAGCACCTCAACGGTGCGGATGGTGGCTAGTGGAGGAGCAAATCTTTTCGCTTCCGTTTCGGCGGGGGTATGCGCTCTCTGGGGACCTTCCCACGGGGGTGCGAACCAAGCAGTGATTTCGATGCTCGAGCAGATCCACGAGTCGGGCGATGACGGCATGAAATTTATCGAGGCTGCCAAATCGGGCAAGGCGAAGTTGATGGGTTTTGGCCACCGGGTTTACAAGAATTATGATCCCCGCGCCAAGATACTTGGGGAAGCGGCTGAGAGGGTGCTTTCAGCCGTTGGTGTCGAGGAGGATCCACTGTTGAAAATAGCGCGCAACCTCGAACGGACCGCTTTAGAGGACGAATATTTTGTGGAGCGAAAGCTGTATCCCAATGTTGATTTTTACAGTGGCCTTATCTTGAAAGCCGCCGGTATACCGGTCGAGTTTTTCACGGTCATGTTTGCGATCGGCCGGATGCCTGGGTGGTTGGCAAATTGGCGCGAAATTGCGAGTGATCCAAAGAGTCGAATTCATCGTCCGCGTCAGATTTACCAGGGTCCGGCTCTCAGGAGTTACGTTCCCGTTGTTAAAAGAAGCTAA